In one window of Micromonospora cathayae DNA:
- a CDS encoding M16 family metallopeptidase, giving the protein MERVLIDGVPVFWARGPEPLTAALLFGCGGRDETFRTIGITHLVEHLTMGSLPRVHHDRNASVDLDVTIFTATGRPDQVVTFLDGVCRTLADLPTDRIDKEAGVLTAEGGNYTDPTSAALYSQRLGVQGAGLAPWAGPGYDRLSAEQVRAHAARFFVAGNAALVLTGPPPADLRLPLPPGPRPEHLLPEPMPTAGPVWFEHVVAEVGVSLLGTGGPVWAQGMEVLSERLEQIARHTHGLSYEVGGDVVPLDRDRRIFTLTVDAREGQEAEVAGLLWTELRRMADEGPTGAELADRCEAARELADDPRAVEPELLDAAVRELFGMAYQDPATRLAQRSRVTPEEVRAAFREALSTAQLVVPCGVAPDLPGLAEGGCRRDRQEPTGRVFRPPLLAKVLTKDARGLRLILTDDGVALRDPDGDVHRIRFSEVVGVEEDGAGRTVFGLHGCQVPVDPELFKGAEAAVRAVDAAVPAALRYRRSELVNLD; this is encoded by the coding sequence ATGGAGCGTGTGCTGATCGACGGGGTACCGGTGTTCTGGGCCCGGGGTCCGGAGCCGCTGACCGCCGCCCTGCTGTTCGGCTGCGGCGGCCGGGACGAGACGTTCCGGACCATCGGCATCACCCACCTGGTGGAGCACCTGACGATGGGTTCGCTGCCCCGGGTGCACCACGACCGGAACGCCTCGGTGGACCTGGACGTGACCATCTTCACCGCCACCGGCCGCCCGGACCAGGTCGTCACCTTCCTCGACGGGGTCTGCCGGACCCTGGCCGACCTGCCGACCGACCGGATCGACAAGGAGGCCGGGGTGTTGACCGCCGAGGGCGGGAACTACACCGACCCGACCAGCGCGGCGCTGTACAGCCAGCGGCTCGGCGTCCAGGGCGCCGGGTTGGCCCCCTGGGCCGGACCGGGCTACGACCGGCTCTCCGCCGAGCAGGTCCGGGCGCACGCGGCCCGGTTCTTCGTGGCCGGGAACGCGGCGCTGGTACTGACCGGTCCGCCCCCGGCCGACCTGCGTCTGCCGTTGCCGCCGGGGCCCCGACCGGAGCACCTGCTGCCGGAGCCAATGCCGACGGCGGGGCCGGTGTGGTTCGAGCATGTGGTCGCCGAGGTGGGGGTGTCGCTGCTCGGTACCGGTGGGCCGGTCTGGGCGCAGGGCATGGAGGTGCTCTCCGAGCGGCTGGAACAGATCGCCCGGCACACCCACGGCCTCAGCTACGAGGTCGGCGGCGACGTCGTCCCGCTCGACCGGGACCGGCGGATCTTCACGCTCACCGTCGACGCCCGGGAGGGGCAGGAGGCCGAGGTGGCCGGGCTGCTCTGGACGGAGCTGCGGCGGATGGCCGACGAGGGGCCCACCGGGGCCGAGCTGGCGGACCGCTGCGAGGCGGCCCGGGAACTGGCGGACGACCCGCGCGCGGTGGAGCCGGAACTGCTGGACGCGGCGGTCCGCGAGCTGTTCGGCATGGCGTACCAGGATCCGGCGACCCGGCTGGCGCAGCGGTCCCGGGTGACCCCGGAGGAGGTCCGGGCGGCGTTCCGGGAGGCGCTGTCCACCGCCCAGCTGGTGGTGCCCTGCGGGGTGGCACCCGACCTGCCCGGGCTGGCCGAGGGGGGCTGCCGCCGGGACCGGCAGGAACCGACCGGTCGGGTCTTCCGGCCGCCGCTGCTGGCGAAGGTGCTGACGAAGGATGCGCGGGGTCTGCGCCTGATCCTGACCGACGACGGGGTGGCGCTGCGCGACCCGGACGGTGACGTGCACCGGATCCGGTTCTCGGAGGTGGTGGGGGTCGAGGAGGACGGTGCCGGACGGACCGTCTTCGGGCTGCACGGCTGCCAGGTACCGGTGGATCCGGAGCTGTTCAAGGGGGCGGAGGCGGCGGTCCGCGCGGTCGACGCGGCGGTGCCGGCGGCCCTGCGCTACCGCCGCTCCGAGCTGGTGAACCTGGACTGA
- the panC gene encoding pantoate--beta-alanine ligase produces the protein MTEVLHTRDDLAKARAALTGTVGVVMTMGALHEGHEALLRVARDQSDHVLVTIFVNPLQFGPHEDFDRYPRTLDADLEICRRAGADLVFAPTVNEMYPDGEQAVRLDPGPLGAEFEGASRPGFFHGVLTVVLKLLNLTRADLAFFGEKDYQQLTLVRRMVRDLAVPVRIVGVPTVREPDGLALSSRNRYLSPAERKAALALSAALRAGAAATGDGGTPEGVLVAANLGFDVASKGAAELDYLVLADPDLEPGPERGPARLLVAARVGTTRLIDNMEIWLGPR, from the coding sequence ATGACCGAGGTACTGCACACCCGCGACGACCTCGCGAAGGCGCGGGCCGCGCTGACCGGCACGGTCGGGGTGGTGATGACCATGGGCGCGCTGCACGAGGGACACGAGGCGTTGCTGCGCGTCGCCCGGGACCAGTCCGACCACGTCCTGGTGACGATCTTCGTCAACCCGTTGCAGTTCGGCCCCCACGAGGACTTCGACCGGTACCCGCGCACCCTCGACGCGGACCTGGAGATCTGCCGGCGGGCCGGTGCCGACCTGGTCTTCGCCCCGACGGTGAACGAGATGTACCCGGACGGCGAACAGGCGGTCCGCCTCGACCCGGGCCCGCTCGGTGCCGAGTTCGAGGGGGCCAGCCGGCCGGGTTTCTTCCACGGGGTGCTCACCGTGGTCCTCAAACTGCTCAACCTGACCCGGGCCGACCTGGCGTTCTTCGGCGAGAAGGACTACCAGCAGCTCACCCTGGTCCGCCGGATGGTGCGCGACCTGGCGGTGCCGGTCCGCATCGTCGGCGTGCCGACCGTCCGGGAGCCGGACGGACTGGCCCTGTCCAGCCGCAACCGTTACCTGTCCCCCGCCGAGCGAAAGGCCGCGCTGGCCCTGTCGGCCGCGCTGCGGGCCGGTGCCGCCGCCACCGGCGACGGTGGGACCCCGGAGGGCGTACTGGTCGCCGCCAACCTGGGCTTCGACGTGGCGAGCAAGGGCGCCGCGGAGCTGGACTACCTGGTGCTCGCCGACCCCGACCTGGAACCCGGCCCGGAGCGGGGGCCGGCCCGGCTGCTGGTCGCGGCCCGGGTCGGCACCACCCGACTGATCGACAACATGGAGATCTGGCTCGGTCCCCGGTGA
- a CDS encoding phytase yields the protein MRRLLIPAVAVLPLLVAGSAVTAAPAASHPAKPAKPAEPVHGPAGSPTSVRASVETPSLFDDEAGGDADADDPAIWVHPTDRAGSLVVATAKNGGLRVYDLAARERQAIPTPPAPGPDDESGRFNNVDLVTGFRLGGRPVDLAVVTDRGRDQLRFYRIDPVTRLLTDVTAADVPYAFSADQAEVNEQRTAYGLGTFTAGDGTAYAVVSRRSTPEVGVFEIVAERDRISYLPVDRLTLPSVFTLPDGGTWSPCADPGDGPQVEGTVVDPATGTVYLAQETVGLWRVPLRAGRFAGAPRVVEHTREYGVPAAFDPEEDDCVVDYSADPGFGGRIAADVEGLTIYRTGRFTGTLVVSSQGDDTFYTYDRRTNRPTGRFAVVDGRVDGAQECDGAAAVSTPLPGYPGGLLVVHDGGNTPVTPGGDGEPRPETNFKFLDAGFLRAVR from the coding sequence ATGCGACGACTCCTGATCCCCGCCGTGGCGGTGCTTCCGCTGCTGGTGGCCGGTAGCGCGGTGACCGCCGCGCCGGCCGCGTCCCACCCCGCCAAGCCTGCCAAGCCTGCCGAGCCGGTGCACGGGCCGGCCGGTTCCCCCACCTCCGTCCGCGCCTCGGTCGAGACGCCGTCCCTCTTCGACGACGAGGCCGGCGGGGACGCCGACGCCGACGACCCGGCGATCTGGGTGCACCCCACCGACCGGGCCGGCAGCCTGGTCGTCGCCACCGCCAAGAACGGCGGCCTGCGGGTCTACGACCTGGCCGCCCGGGAACGGCAGGCGATCCCCACCCCGCCCGCGCCCGGCCCGGACGACGAGTCGGGCCGGTTCAACAACGTCGACCTGGTCACCGGCTTCCGCCTCGGCGGGCGGCCGGTGGACCTGGCCGTGGTCACCGACCGGGGCCGGGACCAGCTGCGGTTCTACCGGATCGACCCGGTGACCCGGCTGCTCACCGACGTCACGGCGGCCGACGTGCCGTACGCGTTCAGCGCCGACCAGGCCGAGGTCAACGAGCAGCGCACCGCGTACGGGCTGGGCACCTTCACCGCCGGGGACGGCACCGCGTACGCGGTGGTGAGCCGCCGGAGCACCCCGGAGGTGGGGGTGTTCGAGATCGTGGCCGAGAGGGACCGGATCTCCTACCTGCCGGTGGACCGGCTGACCCTGCCCTCGGTGTTCACCCTGCCGGACGGCGGTACCTGGTCGCCGTGCGCCGACCCGGGCGACGGGCCGCAGGTCGAGGGGACGGTGGTCGACCCGGCCACCGGCACCGTGTACCTCGCCCAGGAGACGGTCGGGCTGTGGCGGGTTCCGCTGCGCGCCGGCCGGTTCGCCGGTGCCCCTCGGGTGGTGGAGCACACCCGCGAGTACGGCGTCCCGGCGGCCTTCGACCCGGAGGAGGACGACTGCGTGGTCGACTACTCGGCCGACCCCGGCTTCGGTGGCCGGATCGCCGCCGACGTGGAGGGGCTGACCATCTACCGGACCGGCCGGTTCACCGGCACCCTGGTCGTCTCCAGCCAGGGTGACGACACCTTCTACACCTACGACCGGCGGACCAACCGGCCGACCGGTCGGTTCGCGGTGGTCGACGGCCGGGTGGACGGGGCCCAGGAGTGCGACGGTGCGGCGGCCGTGTCGACCCCGCTGCCCGGGTACCCGGGTGGGCTGCTGGTGGTGCACGACGGCGGGAACACCCCGGTCACCCCGGGCGGGGACGGGGAGCCCCGGCCGGAGACGAACTTCAAGTTCCTCGACGCCGGTTTCCTGCGCGCCGTCCGCTGA
- a CDS encoding Rossmann-like and DUF2520 domain-containing protein: protein MSASPRPRPAAPDGAARRAGTSPAFPRTLTVGVIGAGRVGAVLGAALTAAGHRVVAAAGVSDASTARIALLLPAVERRSAVAVGRAATDLLLLAVPDDALAAVVAGLAEAGALRPGQVVAHTSGAYGLDVLAPAAAVGARPLALHPAMTFTGTPDDLDRLPGVSYGVTAPTDLRALAARLVADLGGVPEWIAEADRPLYHAALAHGANHLVTLVNEAADRLRDAGVAEPDRVLAPLLRAALDNALRLGDDALTGPVSRGDAGTVARHLDRLTATAPDSVEAYLALARRTADRAIAAGRLRPADAESLLGVLGGTHREAMA, encoded by the coding sequence ATGAGCGCATCGCCGCGCCCGCGTCCGGCCGCCCCCGACGGGGCCGCCCGTCGAGCGGGCACCTCCCCAGCCTTCCCGCGCACCCTCACCGTCGGCGTGATCGGCGCCGGCCGGGTCGGTGCCGTACTGGGCGCTGCGCTCACCGCCGCCGGGCACCGGGTGGTCGCCGCCGCCGGCGTCTCCGACGCGTCCACCGCCCGGATCGCCCTGCTGCTGCCCGCCGTCGAGCGCCGCTCCGCCGTCGCGGTCGGCCGGGCCGCCACCGACCTGCTCCTGCTGGCCGTCCCGGACGACGCGCTCGCCGCCGTGGTGGCCGGGCTCGCCGAGGCCGGCGCGCTGCGGCCCGGCCAGGTGGTCGCGCACACCTCCGGGGCGTACGGGCTGGACGTGCTCGCCCCGGCCGCCGCCGTGGGAGCCCGGCCGCTCGCGCTGCACCCCGCGATGACCTTCACCGGTACGCCCGACGACCTGGACCGGCTGCCCGGCGTGTCGTACGGCGTGACCGCCCCGACGGACCTGCGGGCCCTGGCCGCCCGGCTGGTGGCGGACCTCGGCGGGGTGCCGGAGTGGATCGCCGAGGCGGACCGCCCGCTCTACCACGCGGCCCTGGCGCACGGCGCGAACCACCTGGTCACCCTGGTCAACGAGGCGGCCGACCGGCTGCGTGACGCCGGGGTGGCCGAGCCGGACCGGGTGCTCGCCCCGCTGCTGCGGGCCGCCCTGGACAATGCCCTGCGGCTCGGCGACGACGCGCTGACCGGCCCGGTGTCCCGGGGTGACGCCGGCACCGTGGCACGGCACCTCGACCGGTTGACCGCGACCGCGCCCGACTCGGTCGAGGCGTACCTGGCCCTGGCCCGGCGCACCGCCGACCGGGCGATCGCCGCCGGCCGGTTGCGTCCGGCCGACGCCGAGTCGCTGCTCGGGGTGCTGGGCGGCACGCATCGGGAGGCGATGGCATGA
- the panD gene encoding aspartate 1-decarboxylase, with translation MYRTMLKSKIHRATVTQADLHYVGSVTVDQDLLDAADLLPGEQVAIVDITNGARLETYVIPGARGSGVIGINGAAAHLVHPGDLVILISYGQMDDAEARTYRPRVVHVDADNRVIELGTDPAGVAPGMVGDPVRGDAVAVG, from the coding sequence ATGTACCGCACCATGCTCAAGTCGAAGATCCACCGGGCCACGGTGACCCAGGCCGACCTGCACTACGTCGGCTCGGTCACCGTCGACCAGGATCTCCTCGACGCCGCCGACCTGCTCCCCGGTGAGCAGGTGGCGATCGTGGACATCACCAACGGGGCACGGCTGGAGACGTACGTGATCCCGGGCGCGCGGGGCAGCGGCGTGATCGGCATCAACGGGGCCGCCGCCCACCTGGTGCACCCCGGTGACCTGGTCATCCTCATCTCGTACGGGCAGATGGACGACGCCGAGGCCCGGACGTACCGGCCCCGGGTGGTGCACGTGGACGCCGACAACCGGGTGATCGAGCTGGGCACGGACCCGGCCGGGGTGGCTCCCGGCATGGTCGGCGACCCGGTCCGCGGGGACGCCGTCGCAGTCGGCTAG
- a CDS encoding SAM-dependent methyltransferase, with protein sequence MAVGWRTAMTRALYGPGGFFVTGAGPAAHFRTSVHASPVFGAALLRLVEQVDAALGHPDRLDVVDVGAGRGELLTTLARLVARSPAVSRRADPTAPPDGRPAALLDRLRLTGVELAPRPPDLPAPIGWRDRLPEPVTGLLLATEWLDNVPLDVAVAGGDGWRTVLVDPAGHESVGGPVDPADAAWLDAWWPGPVPGGRAEIGRPRDLAWADAVRAVDRGLALAVDYGHLRASRPVDGTLTGYRNGRQVPPVPDGSCDLTAHVAVDAVAAAGDPATGTSYALLPQRDALRLLGADGGRPPLALAGTDPAGYLRALATASAVTELTDPAGLGGHWWLVQPVGVPLPFATPTDPTRVGPG encoded by the coding sequence ATGGCCGTCGGTTGGCGGACGGCGATGACCAGGGCCCTGTACGGTCCCGGCGGCTTCTTCGTGACCGGGGCCGGCCCGGCCGCCCACTTCCGGACCAGCGTGCACGCCTCCCCGGTGTTCGGCGCGGCGCTGCTGCGCCTGGTCGAACAGGTCGACGCCGCGCTCGGCCACCCCGACCGGCTGGACGTGGTGGACGTCGGCGCGGGTCGGGGCGAGCTGCTCACCACCCTGGCCCGGCTGGTCGCGCGGTCGCCGGCCGTCAGCCGCCGCGCCGACCCGACCGCACCACCCGACGGCCGGCCGGCGGCCCTGCTCGACCGGCTCCGGTTGACCGGGGTGGAACTGGCACCCCGCCCCCCGGACCTGCCCGCGCCGATCGGCTGGCGGGACCGGCTGCCGGAACCGGTCACCGGGCTGCTGCTCGCCACCGAGTGGCTGGACAACGTACCGCTGGACGTGGCGGTGGCCGGCGGGGACGGCTGGCGGACCGTCCTGGTCGATCCGGCCGGGCACGAGTCGGTGGGTGGGCCGGTCGACCCGGCCGACGCCGCATGGCTCGACGCCTGGTGGCCGGGGCCGGTGCCGGGCGGCCGGGCCGAGATCGGCCGGCCCCGGGACCTCGCCTGGGCGGACGCGGTCCGGGCCGTCGACCGGGGGCTGGCGCTGGCGGTGGACTACGGGCACCTACGGGCCAGCCGGCCGGTCGACGGGACGCTGACCGGCTACCGCAACGGCCGACAGGTGCCGCCGGTGCCGGACGGCTCCTGCGACCTCACCGCGCACGTGGCGGTGGACGCGGTCGCCGCTGCCGGTGACCCGGCCACCGGTACGTCGTACGCGCTGCTTCCGCAGCGGGACGCGCTGCGGCTGCTCGGGGCGGACGGCGGGCGACCGCCGCTGGCGTTGGCCGGCACCGACCCCGCCGGTTACCTGCGGGCGCTCGCCACCGCGTCGGCGGTCACCGAACTGACCGACCCGGCCGGGCTCGGCGGACACTGGTGGCTGGTGCAACCGGTGGGCGTCCCGTTGCCGTTCGCGACCCCCACCGACCCCACCCGGGTCGGTCCCGGGTGA